The following are encoded together in the Humulus lupulus chromosome 5, drHumLupu1.1, whole genome shotgun sequence genome:
- the LOC133777989 gene encoding expansin-like B1: MATSLISLSFVFAILLIMHAKAKASTCSDCFTQSRASYYPNSDENGTDTGRCGYGSFGATINDGLVSAVSDLYRDGVGCGACYEVRCSNSNYCSDKGVTVVVTDHGSGDRTDFIMSSRAFRRMAQTTDAASSLISLGVVDIEYRRVSCSYPNKNITIKIDENSNYPHYFAFVIYYQQGKKDITAVQLCETQNFVCKVLDRSQGSVWTTNSPPSGALQIRMLFSDDEDESWVVPVNNIPEEWKAGETYDTGVQVNL, encoded by the exons ATGGCAACCTCtcttatctctctctctttcgTTTTTGCAATTCTATTAATAATGCATGCTAAGGCAAAAGCTTCTACGTGTAGCGACTGTTTCACTCAATCCCGGGCATCCTACTATCCCAATTCTGATGAGAATGGAACTGACA CTGGTAGATGCGGATATGGTTCGTTTGGAGCAACCATCAACGATGGACTTGTCTCAGCAGTATCTGATCTCTATAGAGATGGAGTTGGCTGTGGTGCTTGCTATGAG GTGAGATGCAGTAACAGTAACTATTGCTCAGACAAAGGAGTTACCGTAGTTGTAACAGACCATGGCTCAGGTGATCGAACAGACTTCATTATGAGCAGTAGAGCCTTTCGTCGAATGGCTCAAACTACTGATGCAGCTTCATCTTTGATATCCCTTGGTGTGGTTGATATCGAATACAGACG TGTTTCTTGCAGCTACCccaacaaaaatatcacaattaaaataGATGAGAACAGCAATTACCCTCACTATTTTGCTTTTGTCATATACTATCAACAAGGGAAGAAAGATATCACTGCTGTGCAGCTTTGTGAG ACTCAAAATTTTGTCTGCAAAGTATTGGATAGGAGTCAAGGATCAGTATGGACAACAAACTCACCGCCAAGTGGAGCTCTGCAAATAAGGATGCTATTCAGTGATGATGAAGATGAGTCTTGGGTTGTCCCTGTGAATAACATACCAGAGGAATGGAAAGCTGGAGAAACATATGATACAGGAGTTCAAGTGAACCTGTAA
- the LOC133777988 gene encoding pentatricopeptide repeat-containing protein At4g18840-like — MSKRLKPSKSTPRLSSLSFEKLLKSQINLSRPSPRLWIDRDEELNDQGLPILKLTHPLLRALDSCNGFREFNQVQTQLIVSGLLQNSLAASRAIKKLCSAPQTVPRAINVFDCIEEPDAFLCNTIMRSYVNSNDPNSAISFYYKKMVGKCVVPNHYTFPILVKACAGIGSVREGEKAHSRILKFGLESDLFVRNSLIHVYSFYGRVGDARVMFDEGPELDLVSWNSMIYGYVKNGRLSVARNLFDVMPERDVFSWNSMIGGYVEMGDVEAARQLIDIMPDKDVVSWNCMIDGYARMRNVPAAFDIFRRMPLQNIVSWNIILALYVRSKDYNECLRLFDNMIEVGEAKPNGATLMSVLTASANLGRLDKGKWVHSYIECNRIKPDVLLSTALLTMYAKCGDMDMARKVFDLMHERGVVSWNSMIMGYGMHGNGKKAAEIFLEMEKKGHLPNDATFICILSACTHSGMVLEGWWYFDLMQRVYNIEPKVEHYGCMVDLLARAGLVKDSEELMKKMPMEAGPALWGSLLSACRTHSNSKLGEIVAKRLIELEPTDIGPYVMLSNIYASEGKWADVEHVRKMIAENSLEKKEGRSTVHIEEVGSESSLENGSLHRRSMMYSMLSEMGAQMKFSRSNAHELESLNT, encoded by the coding sequence ATGTCCAAACGACTTAAACCGTCGAAATCAACACCTCGTTTGTCATCACTTTCCTTCGAAAAGCTTCTCAAATCTCAGATAAACCTCTCCAGACCCTCTCCACGGCTCTGGATCGACCGAGATGAAGAACTGAATGACCAAGGATTGCCCATTTTAAAGCTCACCCATCCTCTTCTCCGAGCTTTGGACTCTTGCAATGGTTTCAGAGAGTTCAACCAGGTTCAGACCCAGCTCATTGTCTCTGGTCTTCTTCAAAATTCTCTTGCCGCGAGCCGAGCTATTAAGAAGCTTTGCTCTGCTCCCCAGACTGTACCTCGTGCCATTAACGTGTTTGATTGCATTGAGGAACCCGACGCTTTTCTCTGCAACACCATTATGAGAAGCTATGTCAATTCGAATGACCCAAATTCTGCTATCAGCttctactacaagaaaatggtGGGGAAGTGTGTTGTTCCCAATCACTATACTTTTCCTATATTGGTGAAGGCTTGCGCAGGAATTGGGTCTGTGAGAGAAGGGGAAAAAGCTCATTCCCGGATTCTGAAATTTGGGCTTGAATCGGATTTGTTTGTTCGCAACTCGTTGATTCATGTGTACTCTTTTTATGGTAGAGTTGGGGATGCTCGTGTGATGTTTGATGAAGGGCCTGAGTTAGATTTGGTAAGCTGGAATTCCATGATTTATGGCTATGTGAAGAACGGTCGTCTCAGTGTTGcacgtaatctgtttgatgtaatGCCTGAACGAGATGTTTTTAGTTGGAATTCTATGATTGGGGGTTATGTGGAAATGGGAGATGTTGAAGCTGCAAGACAGTTGATTGACATTATGCCAGATAAAGATGTCGTTTCTTGGAACTGTATGATTGATGGGTATGCAAGGATGAGGAATGTTCCTGCTGCTTTTGACATTTTCAGACGGATGCCTTTGCAGAACATAGTTTCCTGGAATATAATCTTGGCTCTATATGTTCGCAGTAAGGATTATAATGAGTGCTTGAGATTGTTTGATAATATGATAGAAGTAGGAGAGGCAAAACCAAATGGAGCTACTCTAATGAGTGTCCTTACCGCCTCTGCAAACTTGGGAAGACTTGATAAAGGAAAGTGGGTTCATTCATATATTGAATGTAACAGGATTAAGCCAGATGTGTTACTTTCTACTGCACTGTTGACGATGTATGCAAAATGTGGGGATATGGACATGGCTAGGAAAGTCTTTGATTTGATGCATGAGAGGGGTGTTGTGTCCTGGAATTCCATGATCATGGGGTATGGTATGCATGGAAATGGAAAAAAAGCCGCAGAAATATTTTTAGAGATGGAAAAGAAAGGCCATTTGCCAAATGATGCaacttttatttgtattttgtcTGCATGTACACACTCGGGAATGGTTTTGGAAGGTTGGTGGTATTTTGATCTTATGCAACGAGTTTACAATATTGAACCAAAGGTTGAACACTATGGTTGCATGGTTGATCTTCTTGCCCGAGCTGGTTTGGTGAAAGATTCAGAAGAACTTATGAAAAAGATGCCAATGGAGGCAGGACCAGCCTTATGGGGATCCTTACTTTCAGCTTGTAGAACCCACTCAAATTCAAAACTTGGGGAGATTGTAGCCAAGCGGCTAATTGAGTTGGAACCAACAGATATTGGACCCTATGTGATGTTGTCAAATATATATGCATCAGAAGGGAAATGGGCTGATGTTGAACATGTTAGGAAAATGATAGCAGAAAATAGTttagaaaagaaagaagggagaaGCACAGTCCACATTGAAGAAGTTGGGTCTGAATCTTCTCTGGAAAATGGTTCACTTCATAGAAGAAGCATGATGTACTCAATGTTGAGTGAAATGGGTGCTCAGATGAAATTTTCTCGTAGCAATGCTCATGAGTTAGAGAGTCTAAATACTTAA